The following are encoded in a window of Anoplopoma fimbria isolate UVic2021 breed Golden Eagle Sablefish chromosome 3, Afim_UVic_2022, whole genome shotgun sequence genomic DNA:
- the LOC129113827 gene encoding desmoglein-2-like protein, whose product MAPLMECSPFTLLVVFLTFVPVGAEGKGQMLQRRKREWIIAPRQLYENNDYTGLDYIAKILSDKNYTKIFYYLTGPGVDQPPVGIFDINHETGFVKVLSILDRENIPFYHLKGIAKFANGARAEKDINLNITVLDVNDCTPVIKAQQVGFVNESSATGTVVMKVIATDDDEPNTPNSQIYYSIVEQSSTAGMFYINSQTGEVQVRRNTLDRERQDTYTLTIQATDMNGQASDLTGEFTRNTGTGQIVIKIQDINDNIPTLEKESYEGSVKENTINMEVMRIKAIDMDLIHTDNWLAMFKIISGNEAGYFSITTDSKTNEGVIMIHKALDYEEQKMVNLQVAVSNKAAYSFGSGSMPAPTTPKAYSVNINVINEKEGPRFQPSVKVVALSEDHSTVSINKVIGNYAAIDSDTLMKATNVRYAKIKDDDNWLIIDENTADIKLNKLPDRESKFLINGTYYAKMICITKDHPSKTATGTIAIQVEDFNDHCPELTSTTQTMCFEDHVIYVTAVDKDEYPNAAPFEFTVIQGSKKEQWTVEHLNETTAILRDQASLWAGTYKVAIEVKDQQGKSCDDVQMMDITVCNCDARTKDCRPRTAKTAAFGASGILLLLLGLLLMLLLPLLLLFCLCGGTAAIGDFKSIPFDTKQQLISYHTEGQGEDRDVPLLHVPAELDLGTINVKNNNTYMGKGYSGGLIELGGAAGGAGALNTSILTGENMDLYNQYHHSSGQVGMDYMDAGMMTGQGQQFSHYRSGAFDGMALSDHYLGDYYSSKSNHATQQSQQKDSFLVYDYEGQESLAGSVGCCSLLENENDLAFLNDLGPKFKTLAEICQGSTLATESVDAHVSFTQPRPVSPVWPSTSTHTHVSSHTETIRDRDHVNINTSNVASGSSTIMQEERITERTQGSATAPMVHVQDNLVIPSQTLLVQQPTMYYAAAPMYVVEQNPQMVLVAGGTQQAVGQGGQVGVSQGLVQVGGLQGTQGLVQVGGLQGTQGLVQVGGLQGTQGLVQVGGLQGTQGLVQVGGMQGSQGVVLVERQVGMGGVTGQVAQGISQGTLSRSRQVFVVENGSSGGQQGASLAQGFVQTGHGNAEQGFSLASQDSTGSDEFDVGLRATPKLQGSQRVVVQRKKVSVTERNIESSTRA is encoded by the exons tttGTTCCTGTTGGGGCAGAAGGAAAAGGGCAAATGTTACAAAGACGGAAAAGAGAATGGATCATAGCTCCCAGACAGTTGTATGAGAACAATGATTACACCGGCTTGGATTATATTGCTAAA attctTTCAGATAAGAACTATACAAAGATATTTTATTATCTAACAGGGCCTGGTGTTGACCAGCCCCCTGTAGGTATATTTGATATCAACCATGAAACTGGCTTTGTGAAAGTCCTTTCAATTCTGGACCGAGAGAATATCCCCTTCTATCAC TTAAAAGGTATTGCAAAGTTTGCAAACGGGGCCAGAGCTGAAAAGGATATAAACCTTAACATCACTGTTTTGGATGTGAATGACTGCACACCAGTCATTAAAGCACAACAAGTCGGATTTGTCAATGAATCAAGTGCAACAG GTACTGTTGTGATGAAAGTTATAgctactgatgatgatgaaccgAACACTCCTAACTCCCAGATCTACTACAGCATTGTGGAGCAGAGTAGCACAGCTGGGATGTTCTACATCAACTCTCAGACTGGGGAGGTCCAGGTTCGACGGAACACTCTCGATAGGGAG AGACAAGATACATACACGTTGACCATACAAGCCACAGACATGAATGGACAGGCCTCAGACTTGACTGGAGAGTTCACAAGAAACACAGGAACCGGACAAATTGTAATCAAAATTCAGGACATAAATGACAACATTCCAACCCTGGAGAAAGAATCG TATGAAGGGAGTGTGAAGGAGAACACTATCAATATGGAAGTGATGAGGATCAAAGCCATTGACATGGATCTGATTCACACTGACAACTGGCTGGCTATGTTCAAAATTATCTCAGGGAATGAGGCCGGCTATTTCAGCATCACTACTGATTCTAAGACCAATGAAGGAGTTATCATGATTCACAAG GCTTTGGACTATGAGGAACAAAAGATGGTCAACTTGCAAGTGGCTGTTTCAAACAAAGCGGCGTACAGTTTTGGCAGCGGGTCTATGCCGGCGCCCACAACCCCAAAAGCCTACAGTGTCAATATCAATGTGATCAATGAGAAGGAAGGCCCCCGATTCCAACCAAGTGTCAAAGTGGTGGCTCTCTCTGAGGACCACAGTACCGTCTCCATCAATAAGGTCATCGGCAACTACGCTGCCATTGACAGTGACACGCTAATGAAAGCCACCAACGTGAG GTATGCTAAAATCAAAGATGATGACAACTGGTTGATTATTGATGAAAATACAGCAGATATCAAGCTGAATAAACTACCTGACAGAGAGTCCAAGTTCTTGATCAATGGAACATATTATGCCAAAATGATATGCATCACCAAGG ATCATCCATCAAAAACTGCCACAGGGACCATTGCCATCCAGGTGGAGGACTTCAATGACCACTGTCCGGAACTGACCTCTACAACTCAGACCATGTGCTTCGAGGATCACGTGATCTACGTCACAGCCGTAGACAAAGACGAGTACCCCAACGCTGCACCGTTTGAGTTCACTGTGATTCAGGGGAGCAAAAAGGAGCAATGGACAGTGGAGCATCTTAATG aAACCACAGCCATTCTGCGAGACCAAGCCAGTTTGTGGGCAGGCACATACAAAGTGGCAATTGAGGTGAAAGACCAGCAAGGAAAGTCGTGTGATGATGTTCAGATGATGGACATAACTGTGTGTAATTGTGATGCCAGAACTAAAGACTGTAGGCCGCGCACTGCAAAGACTGCAGCATTTGGAGCTTCAGGTATCCTGCTTCTGCTCCTGGGACTGCTGCTTATGCTAT TGCTGCCCCTGCTGTTgctgttctgtctgtgtggaggtACAGCAGCTATTGGAGATTTCAAGTCGATTCCATTTGATACAAAACAACAGCTCATCTCATATCACACCGAGGGACAGGGAGAAGACAGG GACGTTCCTCTTCTACATGTGCCAGCGGAACTTGATCTTGgcacaataaatgttaaaaacaacaacacctacATGGGAAAGGGGTACTCAGGAGGACTGATTGAATTAGGAGGTGCAGCAGGTGGAGCCGGTGCCCTAAACACTTCCATCTTGACAGGCGAGAACATGGACCTGTACAACCAATATCACCATTCCAGTGGGCAGGTGGGGATGGACTACATGGATGCTGGGATGATGACAGGACAAGGACAGCAGTTCTCCCATTACAGGTCTGGTGCCTTTGATGGGATGGCTCTATCTGATCATTACCTGGGGGATTATTATTCAAGT AAATCCAACCATGCTACTCAACAGTCCCAGCAGAAGGACAGTTTTCTGGTCTATGACTATGAAGGTCAGGAGTCCCTGGCAGGTTCTGTCGGCTGCTGCAGCCTTCTTGAGAATGAGAATGACCTTGCCTTCCTCAATGACCTTGGGCCTAAATTTAAAACCTTGGCTGAGATTTGTCAGGGGTCAACCTTGGCGACTGAGTCGGTGGATGCACATGTTTCATTCACTCAACCCAGACCAGTGTCTCCTGTCTggccctccacctccacccacacacatgtcagctctcacacagagacaatCAGGGACAGGGACCACGTGAACATCAACACCTCCAATGTGGCGTCTGGTTCCTCCACCATCATGCAGGAGGAGCGAATCACTGAGAGAACCCAGGGTTCAGCCACTGCTCCCATGGTACACGTCCAAGACAACCTTGTGATTCCCAGTCAGACGCTGCTCGTACAGCAGCCCACTATGTACTATGCTGCCGCTCCCATGTATGTAGTCGAGCAAAATCCCCAAATGGTGCTTGTGGCAGGGGGGACCCAGCAGGCGGTAGGTCAAGGGGGCCAAGTTGGAGTTAGTCAGGGGCTGGTGCAGGTTGGTGGACTGCAAGGAACTCAGGGGCTGGTGCAGGTTGGTGGACTGCAAGGAACTCAGGGGCTGGTGCAGGTTGGTGGACTGCAAGGAACTCAGGGGCTGGTGCAGGTTGGTGGACTGCAAGGAACTCAGGGGCTGGTGCAGGTTGGTGGCATGCAAGGTAGTCAGGGTGTGGTCCTTGTAGAAAGGCAAGTAGGAATGGGTGGAGTGACGGGGCAGGTAGCTCAAGGCATTTCACAAGGAACCCTCTCCAGGTCTAGGCAAGTGTTTGTGGTGGAGAATGGGTCCTCAGGTGGGCAGCAAGGTGCAAGTTTAGCACAAGGCTTTGTTCAGACAGGACATGGGAATGCAGAGCAGGGTTTTTCATTGGCTTCTCAAGATTCTACAGGATCAGATGAGTTTGACGTTGGTCTGAGAGCCACACCCAAATTACAAGGAAGCCAGAGAGTGGTTGTGCAACGTAAGAAGGTCTCAGTCACTGAGAGAAATATTGAATCTAGTACGAGAGCATAA
- the LOC129112756 gene encoding tubulin beta chain-like — protein MREIVHLQAGQCGNQIGAKFWEVISDEHGIDPTGSYQGDSDLQLERINVYYNEASGSTGSKYVPRAILVDLEPGTMDSVRSGPFGQLFRPDNFVFGQSGAGNNWAKGHYTEGAELVDSVMDVVRKESENCDCLQGFQLTHSLGGGTGSGMGTLLISKIREEYPDRIMNTFSVMPSPKVSDTVVEPYNATLSVHQLVENTDETFSIDNEALYDICFRTLKLTTPTYGDLNHLVSATMSGVTTCLRFPGQLNADLRKLAVNMVPFPRLHFFMPGFAPLTSRGSQQYRALSVPELTQQMFDAKNMMAACDPRHGRYLTVAAIFRGRMSMKEVDEQMLNVQNKNSSYFVEWIPNNVKTAVCDIPPRGLKMSATFIGNSTAIQELFRRISEQFTAMFRRKAFLHWYTGEGMDEMEFTEAESNMNDLVSEYQQYQDATVDEMGEYDEDEIEDEEEVRHDVRH, from the exons ATGAGGGAAATTGTTCATCTGCAGGCTGGACAGTGTGGAAACCAGATTGGGGCGAAG TTCTGGGAGGTGATAAGTGATGAGCATGGCATCGATCCCACCGGTAGTTACCAAGGTGACAGTGACCTGCAACTGGAGAGGATAAATGTCTACTACAATGAGGCAtcag GGAGCACAG GCAGCAAATATGTCCCTCGTGCCATTCTGGTCGACCTGGAGCCAGGAACCATGGATTCGGTACGCTCTGGCCCATTCGGACAACTGTTCAGGCCTGACAACTTTGTCTTTG GTCAAAGTGGAGCAGGAAATAACTGGGCCAAGGGTCACTACACTGAGGGAGCTGAGCTGGTGGACTCGGTAATGGACGTGGTGAGGAAAGAGTCTGAGAACTGCGACTGCCTCCAGGGCTTTCAGCTCACCCACTCACTGGGTGGAGGCACAGGTTCAGGAATGGGTACACTGCTCATCAGCAAGATCCGCGAGGAGTACCCCGACCGCATCATGAACACCTTCAGTGTCATGCCTTCCCCAAAGGTGTCAGACACTGTGGTGGAGCCTTACAACGCCACTCTCTCTGTCCACCAGCTAGTGGAGAACACAGATGAGACCTTCAGCATTGACAATGAGGCCCTGTACGATATTTGCTTCCGCACCCTGAAGCTGACCACACCTACCTACGGAGACCTCAACCACCTGGTTTCGGCCACCATGAGTGGGGTGACCACCTGTCTCCGCTTCCCTGGCCAACTCAACGCTGACCTCCGTAAACTGGCTGTCAACATGGTGCCCTTCCCCCGCTTGCATTTCTTCATGCCGGGCTTTGCGCCCCTCACAAGCAGGGGCAGTCAGCAGTATCGTGCCCTCTCCGTGCCAGAGCTCACACAGCAAATGTTCGATGCCAAGAACATGATGGCTGCCTGTGACCCCCGCCATGGACGCTACCTCACCGTGGCGGCCATCTTCCGCGGCCGAATGTCAATGAAGGAAGTGGATGAGCAGATGTTGAATGTGCAGAACAAGAACAGCAGCTACTTTGTTGAATGGATCCCCAACAATGTCAAGACCGCCGTTTGTGACATCCCTCCCCGTGGCCTCAAAATGTCCGCCACCTTCATTGGCAACAGCACGGCCATCCAGGAGCTGTTCAGAAGGATCTCTGAGCAGTTCACGGCCATGTTCCGCCGAAAGGCCTTCCTCCACTGGTACACAGGTGAGGGAATGGATGAAATGGAGTTCACTGAGGCTGAGAGCAACATGAATGACCTGGTGTCTGAGTACCAGCAGTACCAGGATGCCACAGTTGATGAGATGGGCGAATATGACGAAGATGAAatagaggatgaggaggaggtccGTCACGATGTTCGCCACTGA